Within the Thermanaeromonas toyohensis ToBE genome, the region TGGTTATCTACCTTTATCGCAGGTTATGCCAGCTTTGGGCCGGTCTCCTTCTGGGGGGCACGGCGAAGGAATACGGCTTCCTCTATGGGGTAGCGGATCTAAAAAGGATTCCCATTACCGTTATTATCCAGTATATCAAATAAAAGCTAGGTTAGAGCCAGAAAAGCGGATTATAGTAGGGCACCTTGTCTTGGCCTACCAGAATCCTTACTTTTACCCCCTTTATGACCTCCTCTTTAACCTACCTTCCAATGGCTGGCCGGGGAGTGAAAATACCCTTACTATCCAGAGGATCGTCCTCAATAATAAACCTGCTTCTTTTATAGTGAAGAAAAGCAGGTTGGAAGTATTCCTTCACCGACCCTTGGCTTCTGGAGAGACTTTAAAAGTGGAAATATCTTTTACTACTTATTTACCCCAGCGTCCGGCTCGTTTAGGTGTGTGGGAGGATACTTTTATGGTTTCAGGATGGTATCCTATCTTAAGCCCCCGGGAAAAAGGAGCTTGGCGCGGTATGGCGGAGGGAATAGCTTGGGGTGATCCTTATTTTGCCGATTCCGCCTATTATAATGTAGAGCTGGAATTACCACCTTCCTTAATGGTTAGGGCCAGCGGGCGAACTACTGGAGGGGAGCAAAGAGGAGAGCGAGTCTTATGGACTTTTATGAGCGAAAAACCCATTCGCGAGTTTGCCTTTGTCCTTGCGCCAGGCTGGAAGCAAGCATACGCTCAAATAGACCAAACTTTAATAACCCTGGCCTTTCGCAATCAGCTCCCCACTTCTACCTTGGATATAGCGATGGGGGCCTTCGCTTTTTTTAAGGAGTACTGGGGCCCTTACCCCTACTCTTACTTAAACCTCGTTGAGGTACCCTTGGAGGGCCTTTCGGGGATGGAGTACCCAGGACTAGTTTTTTTAAGCACCCGTAAAGGTTATACTCCTCCGGTTATTGTACATGAGGTTGCTCACCAGTGGTGGTATAATTTGGTAGGCAATGATACTATTTCTTCATCGTGGATAGATGAAGGGCTGGCGGAATATAGTACTCTCCTTTACTATCGGGTACACGATCCCGTTTTATATAGGCAACTTAAGGAGGACATAATAGCTGAAGCAGGGGAAACCTTAAATTTAGAGGAACTTTCAGAGGCATTAAATCGAGAGCTTAAAAGTTTTACTTCCGAAAAGGATTATCGCCAGGTGACTTACCGTCAAGGGACGGTTTATTGGTTAAAGATGGAAGAGAAGATGGGGGTAAAAACTTTACAAGAAGCCTTACGCTATATTCAGGAATATTATCGCTTTGAACGTATAGAGGCCCCGTGGTTGGAAGGCATTCTGAATTTCTATATCCAGCATAAAGGGAAGTAAATTGGAAAAAATATCTTGTCGAGGTAAGGCCTGTAGAGTATAATTAAGGCGAATAATGGAAGATAAAGTGCATAAGATGCCCCGACAAGGGCAAACCCATCGAAAGGTGGGGGCGCAAAGCTATAGGGTCTAAGGCCAGATGTTTCTGGCTATGACAGCCAGCTGCCGTGGGTGGAACGGGGCTACCCATTAAAATAGGAGTAGCCCTTTAAATTTGCAGAACTTAAGGGGCAGGAGGTACGGGGTATGCGGTTTCCCAGATTTCGGAGGGGGGAGGGCAAAAAACGAGCCTTTTCCCTCCCGGTGGGTATTTTTAACTTTGGTGCCGTAAAGCTAGGTGCCAAAATCATGGGGGGTTTCCTTTTAGTTATAGCTGTTTTTGTGGCTGTGGTAGTGATTGTGGATATAAATCTTCAACGTATTGAACATGCTGCCCGGAAAGTTTTACTCCTCCAGAAGCAAGACCAGCTTTTTACTACCATGTCCTTATCTATCTGGGAAGGTTATAGGCGCGCAACCGATTACATAATTAATGGATCCCAGACCCATGCTTTAAGCTTTGAGGAAGCTCTCCAACGTTTCAATAAAGCTAAAGAAGAATTGGAAGGCCAACAGCTAGACAGCCAGACCCAGGGCTTTGTGTCCGCCATGGCCATGGCTGCTAAAAGCTTTACGGAGACCTTTAAAGGAAACATTTTAAAAGCTAGCCAGCAGGACCGGATGCTTGCTTTGCCCATCTTAAGCTTTCAGATGGGGGCAGCGGTGGATAATATTAACAATATCGGTAGCCATGTTCAAAAAGAGATGACGCTTCAGCGTGAAAACGCCAAGTCAGAGCTGGAATGGGCACTGACCTATGCTAAAAGCACTCTATATTCGGGCTTAAGTTTAGCCTTTATATTAGGAATGCTGGTGGCCTTGATATTTAGCCGTATGGTGGGACGTCCTATAGCTAATCTTGTAGCCTATGCTAAGCGAATTGCAGCGGGAGATTTAACGGCAGCCGAGATAAAAGTAAGATCCCGGGATGAGCTAGGACAGTTAAGCCAGGCCTTTAGTGTTATGGGACAGAGTTTGCGCCAACTTATTGGGCGGGTTAGGGAGATGGCAGGGGAAGTGGCAGGCTTAAGCCAGGATTTAGCCCAAATGTCTCAGGAATTAGGAGAATCCGCCCGGCAGGTAGCTTTAACGGCCCAGGAGATGGCCCGGGGTGCTGAACACCAAGCCCAGCAGGTCACCCAAACGGCCACAGCTATAGAAGCTCAAGCTGCGCGGGTAGAAAGGGTACATCAGCAAGCTGAAGATATGGCCCGGGCCTCCCAGTTGGTGGCGGAGAAGACATCTGAAGGTGCTCGTACGGTGGAAGAAGCTAACCAGCAGATGGAGGCCATTTCCCAGCGCATGGAGGCCCTGGCCCAGGTGGTGGAAACATTAGGAGAACGGTCCCAACAGATAGGTCAAATTGTAGGGGTCATCTCTGGCATCGCCGAACAGACCAATCTTTTAGCCCTGAATGCGGCTATTGAAGCGGCCAGGGCAGGGGAGCAGGGTCGCGGTTTCGCCGTGGTAGCTGATGAGGTAAGGAAGTTAGCCGAGCAGTCCGCCCAGGCTAGTGATCAGATAGTGGGCCTCATAAAGGAGATACAAAAGGAAACAGGTCGGGTAGTGGCCGGGATGAAAGAAGGAGTCCAGGATGTGGAAAAGGGGACCGAAGTTATGCAACGCTGCGGGGAGGCTTTCAGGGCTATCGATCAGGCTGTAGGAGACCTTTTAGCCCGTATCCGAGATGTGGCAGAAAAAGCTGAAGAGATGGCCCTAGGTGCGGGTCGCATCAAGGAAGCTGCCGAGAGCCTGGCTGCGGGTACAGAAGAGACAGCGGCCGGGACGGAAGAGGTTTCTGCGGCTGCGGAGGAGCAGACGGCTTCTGTAGAAAGGATAAGTGAGGCGGCTACCAAGTTGGCCCAAGCTGCCCGTGCCCTGGAGGAAGCTGTAGGCCAATTTAAGTTATAAATGTATTCTATAAGTAAGGTTAATCCCGTTTTTTAAAGGTTTCACATTCTGTCTCGCGGTCGCTAATGGCCGAGGCATTACTAGGCGTACCTTCTACAGCTATAGTGATCTCTTGGGCTGTGCACCTGTTGCTGTCCCAATGAACACAGTTAGCTACCCGGCAATATACCTTAGTAGCCATAGCTTCTTTTCACCCAAGTATAGTATGTTCATTAATAGGCGTTATTCTGCGTTACTTTTTCGATATTAGGGATGTCATTTAGCAGGGTTTTGGAGGGGATATGGAAAAATATTATTCTTTGAGGGAGAATTCACTTTAAGGAGCGTGTCGATATGGTCCAGCTAGTAGTATTTCAGTTAGCAGGAGAGACTTATGGGGTAGATATAAACCACGTCCACGAAATAATCCGCCTCCAGCCCATCACTGAAGTTCCCCGTACTCCTGATTTTATAGAGGGGGTTATAAATTTACGTGGCCGCATTATCCCAGTGATAGATTTACATAAACGTTTTGGTTTACCTTCGGTGGAAGCTACCAATAATACCCGCATTATGGTGGTGGAAGTAGGAGGCATGACGGTAGGGATGATTGTAGATGCCGTAAATGAAGTGTTGCGTCTGCCAGAGGAAAACATTGAACCTCCTCCTCCTATTATTAAAGGGGTAGATGTGGCTTACCTTAAAGGTGTGGGTAAGTGGGAAGATAAGCTTATCATCCTCCTCGACCTAGACCGCGTTTTGCAAGAGAAAGAGCAGGAAGAGCTCAAACAAGAGTTTGCCCCTGGGGTGGCTGAAGTATGAATGGATTCAATATGTCCCAGTATTTAAGCCTTTTCTTGGATGAGGCCGAGGAGCAGCTCCAACAGCTCGATGAAGCCATAGTCCTTTTGGAGCAGGAACCTAGCAACCGCGAGCTATTAAACAAGATCTTTCGTATAGCCCATACTTTAAAGGGTTCTTCTGCCTCCATGGGCTTTGAGAAAATGGCTACCTTAACCCACCGGATGGAAAGTGTTCTGGATGCTTTACGTCAAGGTAAATTAGCGGTTACCCCTACCATTGTGGACCTCCTTTTAGCCTGTCTGGATAAGCTTAAGGAGCTTAAAAATGAGTTATCTCAGGGCCAGGAGGGGGAAGTAGATACCGGGGGTTTAGTCCAGCGCCTAGAGGAAATCCTGGCTGGAGGATTAATTCAGGAGGAGGCTGTAGAGCCCTCGCCCTTTGAGCGTCCTTTAGAACTAGATGATGTGGAAGAGAACGTTATCCGGGCAGCCGAAGTACGGGGCTGGCGGGCTTACGAAATTAGAGTGGAGCTAGAGCCCGATTGCCGGATGAAGGGAGCCCGGGCCTTTTTGGTTTTCAATAACCTAAAAGATTTGGGTGAGGTCATCAAAAGCGAGCCCCATACCCAAGAATTAGAAGCAGAGAAATTTGAAAATACTTTCCGGTTGGCCTTCGTTAGTAAGGAAGATCCCGACACCCTGGCTAATGTCATTAAGTCCATTTCAGAAATAAGGGAAGTTACTGTACGGCCTATCGTATTAGAGGAAGATCAGGTGCTAGCTCCTCAGGCCACCTCTGGACCTAGCCCCTCCCGGACTTTAGCGGTTGAGGAACCTTTACTTAAGCGGGGGATGGAACGTCGGGTTACCCAGACGGTAAGGGTAGATGTGCAGCGCTTGGAATCTTTAATGAATCTGGTGGGGGAGCTGGTGATAGATCGTACCCGCCTAGCTGAAGTGAGTAACAATTTGAGGAGTCGTCTAGGTAATGAAGAGCTAGTGGAGACTTTAGATGAAATTTCTACGCATATAGGTCGTATAACCTCGGAACTCCAGGAAGAGATCATGAAAGCCCGTATGTTCCCCATTGACCAGGTCTTTAACCGTTTCCCCCGTATGGTACGGGATCTAGCCCATAAGGCAGGAAAAGAGATCGAGTTCATTGTGGAGGGACGTGAAACGGAACTTGACCGTACGGTTATAGAGGAGATAGGTGACCCCCTCATCCATCTTTTGCGCAACGCCATAGATCATGGAATCGAAAGCCCGGAGGAAAGGGTGCGCCTGGGTAAGCCGCGTTATGGCACTATTATACTCAAGGCCTTCCATCAGGAAAACCAAATAGTTATTACAGTGCAGGATGATGGCCGGGGTATGGACCCTGAAGCTTTAAAACGGCGGGCTATAGAACAGGGCCTTTTGACCCCAGAGGCTGCTACTAGACTTACGAAGCGCGAGGCGCTAGATCTTATTTTTCTTCCTGGGTTTTCTACTTCCGAACGGGTAACTGATGTTTCTGGCCGTGGCGTAGGCATGGATATTGTGAAAGCGCACTTAGAGAAAATAAATGGTACTATCGATATCCAGACTACTCCTGGTGTTGGTACCTGCTTTACTATTAAGCTACCCTTAACCCTAGCTATTAACCGTTCTCTCTTGGTAACCTTGGAGGACCAGGTTTATGCCCTTCCCCTGGCTAACGTGGTGGAAATAATAGAGGTGGAGCCCCAGCAGGTCCGGCGTATCCAACAACAGGAGGTAGTAGTATTAAGGGGCCAGGTTTTACCTTTGGTCCATTTGGCTAGGGCTTTAGGCATAAAGAGAAATTATCGTTTTGGTACCCATAAGACGGCAGTGGTTATTGTGGGACTGGCTGAAAAAAGGGTGGGCTTCATAGTCGATACCTTAATAGGAGAACAGGAGATCGTGATTAAATCCTTGGGTAATTATATAGGCAAGATACCCGGCATTGCGGGAGCCACTATCATGGGGGATGGCCGTGTAGCTCTGATCCTTGATGTGCATAGCCTCTTAAGCCTTTTGGAAACGGAGGCCGAGAGCGCCCTTGCTAGCTAGTCAGTCTCCGGTGTATCCTCCAGGCCAAGAAGGGCGCTGCACCAATGTAGCTGGACACGGGGAAGGGGAACGACCCTGGGAGCGAAAGGTGGAAGTGGTGGCCATAGGTACTTCCACTGGGGGGCCTGCGGCTTTACAGGTTATATTGAGCCGCTTACCGCGTAATCTTGCGGCCGGTGTTCTTATCGTACAGCATATGCCTTCTGGGTTCACAAGTTTTCTAGCCAGAAGGCTAAACGAAGTTTCACCTTTAGAGGTAAAGGAGGCTGAAGGTGGGGAGATCATCCGTCCCGGCCTGGTGCTTTTGGCTCCCGCAGGCCAGCAGATGTTAGTAGAACTGCGGCAGGGTCAGCCCTGTGTTCTTTTGACTTCCGAAAGCCCCCTCCCTACACCTTTTCACCCCTCCTTCGATGCCCTTCTTTTCACCTTGGCCCCTATTTATGGCTCCCGCTGTCTGGCAGTGGTGCTTACGGGTATGGGCCAGGATGGTGTACGGGGCCTTAAGGCCCTTAAAGCAGCTGGTGGATTTGTTTTAGCCCAGGATCAAGCTACCTCTGTAGTTTACGGTATGCCCCGGGCTGCTGTAGAAGCCGGGGTAGTGGATAAGGTTTTACCCCTTGAGGAAATACCCCGGGCTATAGTGGAGCTAGTGGGCCTTAAGGAATTGCCTTAAGCTCTTAGGTTATTCTTTAGGGTGGGAAGTACTTGTCCTAGTTTCATATAAGGTGTAAGGGTGCTTAAGTTTTTTCTTGGGTTACCGATAATTCGTTATGAATATGCTGGTTGGGGGTATTCTGGGGGTGAGAAGGTGAAGATACAGGGTCAAGGTCCCATAAATTTAACCCCCTTACTTAATGGGTATATCCGTCAAGTTAAAACAGGTGAGCCGGGGAAGCAGGAGACTTTGGACCGTGCCGATATCTCTTCTGCTGCTCGCTTTTTAAGGGAGCTTCTACAACGGAGTGCGGAGCTGCCTGAAGTTCGTGAGGCTAAGGTGGGGGAGTTAAGGGCCCGTATTCTCTCTGGCACTTATCATGTATCCTTGGATGACCTAGTAGATAGCATCTTACGCGAGCTTAAGTCGTAAAAAGTAGTTTTAATGTGTATCAGTAGGCTCTAAGGGGAAGGAAAACATCCTTTATCTCCACTAGATATAATACTCTACTTCTTCTGTGGGTTTTAGCTTTAGCTCTGTATATACCTGTTCGCGTACCTTGATAAAATCATAGGCTGTTCTATCCCGCGGGTAGCCC harbors:
- a CDS encoding DUF1540 domain-containing protein; its protein translation is MATKVYCRVANCVHWDSNRCTAQEITIAVEGTPSNASAISDRETECETFKKRD
- a CDS encoding CheB methylesterase domain-containing protein, whose protein sequence is MLASQSPVYPPGQEGRCTNVAGHGEGERPWERKVEVVAIGTSTGGPAALQVILSRLPRNLAAGVLIVQHMPSGFTSFLARRLNEVSPLEVKEAEGGEIIRPGLVLLAPAGQQMLVELRQGQPCVLLTSESPLPTPFHPSFDALLFTLAPIYGSRCLAVVLTGMGQDGVRGLKALKAAGGFVLAQDQATSVVYGMPRAAVEAGVVDKVLPLEEIPRAIVELVGLKELP
- a CDS encoding chemotaxis protein CheW gives rise to the protein MVQLVVFQLAGETYGVDINHVHEIIRLQPITEVPRTPDFIEGVINLRGRIIPVIDLHKRFGLPSVEATNNTRIMVVEVGGMTVGMIVDAVNEVLRLPEENIEPPPPIIKGVDVAYLKGVGKWEDKLIILLDLDRVLQEKEQEELKQEFAPGVAEV
- the flgM gene encoding flagellar biosynthesis anti-sigma factor FlgM, producing MKIQGQGPINLTPLLNGYIRQVKTGEPGKQETLDRADISSAARFLRELLQRSAELPEVREAKVGELRARILSGTYHVSLDDLVDSILRELKS
- a CDS encoding methyl-accepting chemotaxis protein, which encodes MRFPRFRRGEGKKRAFSLPVGIFNFGAVKLGAKIMGGFLLVIAVFVAVVVIVDINLQRIEHAARKVLLLQKQDQLFTTMSLSIWEGYRRATDYIINGSQTHALSFEEALQRFNKAKEELEGQQLDSQTQGFVSAMAMAAKSFTETFKGNILKASQQDRMLALPILSFQMGAAVDNINNIGSHVQKEMTLQRENAKSELEWALTYAKSTLYSGLSLAFILGMLVALIFSRMVGRPIANLVAYAKRIAAGDLTAAEIKVRSRDELGQLSQAFSVMGQSLRQLIGRVREMAGEVAGLSQDLAQMSQELGESARQVALTAQEMARGAEHQAQQVTQTATAIEAQAARVERVHQQAEDMARASQLVAEKTSEGARTVEEANQQMEAISQRMEALAQVVETLGERSQQIGQIVGVISGIAEQTNLLALNAAIEAARAGEQGRGFAVVADEVRKLAEQSAQASDQIVGLIKEIQKETGRVVAGMKEGVQDVEKGTEVMQRCGEAFRAIDQAVGDLLARIRDVAEKAEEMALGAGRIKEAAESLAAGTEETAAGTEEVSAAAEEQTASVERISEAATKLAQAARALEEAVGQFKL
- a CDS encoding M1 family aminopeptidase, whose product is MPVNEFGLVAQGPSGYLPLSQVMPALGRSPSGGHGEGIRLPLWGSGSKKDSHYRYYPVYQIKARLEPEKRIIVGHLVLAYQNPYFYPLYDLLFNLPSNGWPGSENTLTIQRIVLNNKPASFIVKKSRLEVFLHRPLASGETLKVEISFTTYLPQRPARLGVWEDTFMVSGWYPILSPREKGAWRGMAEGIAWGDPYFADSAYYNVELELPPSLMVRASGRTTGGEQRGERVLWTFMSEKPIREFAFVLAPGWKQAYAQIDQTLITLAFRNQLPTSTLDIAMGAFAFFKEYWGPYPYSYLNLVEVPLEGLSGMEYPGLVFLSTRKGYTPPVIVHEVAHQWWYNLVGNDTISSSWIDEGLAEYSTLLYYRVHDPVLYRQLKEDIIAEAGETLNLEELSEALNRELKSFTSEKDYRQVTYRQGTVYWLKMEEKMGVKTLQEALRYIQEYYRFERIEAPWLEGILNFYIQHKGK
- a CDS encoding chemotaxis protein CheA, translated to MNGFNMSQYLSLFLDEAEEQLQQLDEAIVLLEQEPSNRELLNKIFRIAHTLKGSSASMGFEKMATLTHRMESVLDALRQGKLAVTPTIVDLLLACLDKLKELKNELSQGQEGEVDTGGLVQRLEEILAGGLIQEEAVEPSPFERPLELDDVEENVIRAAEVRGWRAYEIRVELEPDCRMKGARAFLVFNNLKDLGEVIKSEPHTQELEAEKFENTFRLAFVSKEDPDTLANVIKSISEIREVTVRPIVLEEDQVLAPQATSGPSPSRTLAVEEPLLKRGMERRVTQTVRVDVQRLESLMNLVGELVIDRTRLAEVSNNLRSRLGNEELVETLDEISTHIGRITSELQEEIMKARMFPIDQVFNRFPRMVRDLAHKAGKEIEFIVEGRETELDRTVIEEIGDPLIHLLRNAIDHGIESPEERVRLGKPRYGTIILKAFHQENQIVITVQDDGRGMDPEALKRRAIEQGLLTPEAATRLTKREALDLIFLPGFSTSERVTDVSGRGVGMDIVKAHLEKINGTIDIQTTPGVGTCFTIKLPLTLAINRSLLVTLEDQVYALPLANVVEIIEVEPQQVRRIQQQEVVVLRGQVLPLVHLARALGIKRNYRFGTHKTAVVIVGLAEKRVGFIVDTLIGEQEIVIKSLGNYIGKIPGIAGATIMGDGRVALILDVHSLLSLLETEAESALAS